Proteins from one Primulina huaijiensis isolate GDHJ02 chromosome 18, ASM1229523v2, whole genome shotgun sequence genomic window:
- the LOC140963959 gene encoding uncharacterized protein → MPPRRLIARGARDEDRETYDGGRATPPPPPDMQAQMLAGMTQFFAQFARNQTTVGPEERPRPEAVYERFRRMSPKEFSGTTDPMIAEGWIKSIEVIFDFMELTDADRVRCATFLLSGDARLWWESASVAVNLQTLTWTGFKEVFFAKYFTEEVRSRLTREFMTLRQGDSSVADFVRKFERGCYFVPLIANDAQAKRRHFMDGLRPILRRDVGVAGPTTYAVAVSRALAAEQDQRDIEADRQGKRPYQAPPQQQQQYQRPQFKKSYQGPPGKKPYQGPPRGKGPIQQQGAPQKPVNFPVCPKCNRQHPGQCLYGSGKCFKCGATDHMLKECPQWKQPTQGRVFAMHAQEANPDTTLLTGEYVEEETGGSDQGAGLD, encoded by the exons atgcctcctagacgtttgATTGCCCGTGGAGCAAGGGATGAGGACAGAGAGACTTATGATGGAGggagggccactcctcctccaccaccagatatgcaggcacagatgcttgcGGGTATGACGCAAtttttcgcacagtttgcgaggAACCAGACTACTGTAGGCCCTGAGGAGAGGCCTAGACCAGAGGCAGTATATGAAAGGTTCAGGAGGATgagtccgaaggagttttcgggtactactgacccgatgatagccgagggatggatcaagTCCATAGAGGTAATCTTCGATTTTATGGAGCTGACCGAtgctgatagggtcaggtgtgctacgttccttctgtcaggggacgccaggctatggtgggagagtgcgtcagtGGCAGTGAATTTGCAGACTTTGACTTGGACGggattcaaggaagtgttcttcgccaagtacttcactgaagaGGTACGCTCTCGTCTGACcagggaatttatgacgctgAGACAGGGAGACAGTAGTGTGGCAGATTTTGTcagaaagtttgagagggggtgttacttcgtacccCTCATTGCGAATGATGCCCAAGCAAAGcggaggcatttcatggatggactgcggccgatcttgcgccgtgacgtgggggtagctggccctactacttatgcagtcgccgtatctagagcgctggcggcagagcaagaccagCGAGACATTGAGGcagacaggcagggcaagaggccctatcaggctccaccgcagcagcagcagcagtatCAGAGGCCTCAATTTAAGAAATCGTATCAGGGGCCACCAGGGAAGAAGccttatcagggaccgccgagGGGCAAGGGTCCCATTCAGCAGCAGGGGGCGCCTCAGAAGCCCGTTAATTTTCCAGTGTGCCCTAAGTGCAACCGTCAGCATCCAGGGCAATGCTTGTATGGGTCAggtaaatgttttaaatgtggagctactgaccacatgttgaaagaatgcccacagtggaagcagccaactCAGGGTAGggtattcgccatgcatgctcaggaggcgaacccagacactacactACTGACTg gtgagtatgttgaaGAGGAGACAGGAGGTAGCGACCAAggggcaggcttggactga